One Aspergillus oryzae RIB40 DNA, chromosome 2 genomic window carries:
- a CDS encoding uncharacterized protein (predicted protein) translates to MEHLHSQSPASYMPSSRKSRMAIDALLNPSGESDNSPQLHYAHQGSQYSPIYPPSPSHHYFYHPYAESHHHHHHPYRESSGSSQDQAFLPYRPRSTESSPGAYSRDRYDSVSSSSSNAPERRRPPRPKYEEEEMYFIWYHRVDLCQEWKEVRESFNRQFPSRQRRGFQGIQCKFYRFIKEKKCPTLREQRRMRDGEFLREGSGLVESAAPRFGVVEWMGAWYPWMRETKEQVLSRRIPR, encoded by the coding sequence ATGGAGCATCTTCACTCGCAATCTCCAGCTAGTTATATGCCATCATCACGAAAAAGCCGCATGGCAATCGATGCCCTGCTGAACCCGTCAGGAGAGTCTGACAATTCTCCTCAGCTGCATTACGCCCATCAAGGATCGCAGTATTCACCTATCTACCCCCCTAGTCCTAGTCATCACTACTTCTACCACCCCTACGCAGAGagccaccatcaccaccaccatccttACCGGGAAAGTTCGGGCTCCTCGCAAGACCAGGCATTCTTGCCATATCGACCACGGTCGACGGAGTCCTCGCCAGGTGCGTACTCTCGGGACCGGTACGATTCGGTCTCAAGCAGTTCTAGCAACGCCCCAGAACGGCGACGCCCCCCTCGACCAAAgtacgaggaagaggaaatgtACTTCATTTGGTATCACCGCGTGGATCTGTGCCAAGAGTGGAAAGAAGTGCGTGAGAGCTTTAACCGACAATTTCCTAGCCGGCAACGACGCGGATTCCAAGGAATCCAATGCAAGTTCTACCGATtcatcaaggagaagaagtgtCCAACGCTGCGAGAGCAGAGACGCATGCGCGATGGCGAGTTCCTACGAGAGGGGTCCGGGCTAGTTGAGTCGGCTGCACCACGATTTGGCGTCGTGGAATGGATGGGAGCGTGGTATCCTTGGATGCGAGAGACCAAAGAACAAGTTCTAAGTCGACGTATTCCACGTTga
- a CDS encoding putative differentiation regulator (Nrd1) (RRM domain) — MQTSDASNIPSRLIPSKFSHLNADDTGFSHGAYNSNSLPLQGLTDRNARRANIPAINTAASQNNTDTMAASGTAFDMNFTPLLPSQLLLGSPFQPGTPSAFASPQFTNFGGFSQANASAHAQNHQNQLGSPTQASQNASLYSGMMSADSMGNSQLLGGPQSPVGGMGGLGNAAYGSPAASVTPGLLSGTSRTVYLGNIPAETSAEEILNHVRSGQIESVRLLPDKNCAFISFLDSNSATHFHSDAILKKLAIKGNDIKVGWGKPSQVPTSVALAVQQSGASRNVYLGNLPEEMTEDELREELGKFGPIDTVKIVKEKAIGFVHFLSISNAMKAVSQLPQEAKWQAPKRVFYGKDRCAYVSKTQQQNAAQFLGIAPGYAHILNSADRDLITNALAQQSVAAAAVATSAGGVNNLGNRTIYLGNIHPETTIEEICNVVRGGLLHHIRYIPDKHICFVTFIDPTSAASFYALSNLQGLMIHNRRLKIGWGKHSGPLPPAIALAVSGGASRNVYVGNLDESWSEERLRQDFSEYGEIELVNTLREKSCAFVNFTNIANAIKATEGMRNREEYKRFKINFGKDRCGNPPRQTGNGGQQNRNGGLEGPQSPSPALNGFQQNLSHSGSGSSPTRSALSPAPGSTGSQNGQQGRHPLQTVTSPSGMLNVGANNPLTMYLNQMSAQQAQEQENRLNDSVSLAALQSQSQPAPQQQPLYNGATTSELTNGSIEAPLHQHKPSTSGFLNVTNGSNVPGHHATASTSSLSVPRAQHSRAVSLPSFSQEPFGPISGQAGHSRAGVAHQPQSSFSSFTSALGGLNHAGFGLAIQNENSLPGWAEEEIGAK, encoded by the coding sequence ATGCAAACCTCCGATGCCTCAAACATTCCGAGTCGTTTGATCCCTTCCAAGTTTTCCCACCTCAACGCGGACGATACTGGTTTCTCCCACGGAGCGTACAACTCCAATAGCCTTCCTCTGCAGGGTCTGACGGATCGGAACGCTCGTCGAGCTAATATCCCTGCTATCAATACCGCCGCCAGTCAAAACAACACCGACACCATGGCAGCCTCGGGCACCGCGTTCGACATGAACTTCACTCCTCTGTTGCCGTCCCAACTACTGCTCGGAAGCCCCTTCCAACCGGGAACCCCTTCGGCCTTTGCCTCGCCCCAATTCACCAACTTTGGTGGTTTCTCTCAGGCCAATGCGTCGGCGCACGCGCAAAACCACCAGAATCAGCTGGGAAGCCCAACACAGGCCTCGCAGAATGCTAGTCTGTACTCGGGTATGATGTCCGCCGATAGCATGGGAAACTCCCAATTGCTAGGGGGCCCTCAATCACCAGTTGGTGGTATGGGTGGCTTGGGTAATGCGGCTTACGGAAGTCCCGCCGCGTCGGTAACTCCCGGCCTTCTCTCGGGTACAAGTCGAACCGTGTATCTGGGCAATATTCCAGCGGAAACTTCTGCCGAAGAAATCTTAAATCATGTCCGTAGCGGTCAGATTGAATCTGTGCGCCTGCTCCCTGATAAGAACTGCGCTTTCATCTCCTTCCTGGACAGCAACTCGGCAACGCACTTCCACTCGGATGCAATCTTGAAAAAGCTTGCCATCAAAGGtaatgacatcaaggttgGCTGGGGCAAACCCTCGCAGGTGCCCACTTCAGTGGCCTTGGCGGTGCAGCAGTCAGGGGCGTCCCGGAACGTGTACCTAGGCAACTTGCCGGAGGAGATGACAGAGGATGAGTTGCGCGAAGAGCTTGGGAAGTTTGGTCCCATCGATACCGTGAAGAttgtgaaggaaaaggcaattGGCTTTGTACATTTCCTGTCAATCAGCAATGCGATGAAAGCCGTCTCTCAACTACCCCAAGAGGCTAAATGGCAGGCACCTAAGCGTGTCTTCTACGGTAAGGACCGGTGTGCATATGTTTCCAAAACACAGCAACAAAATGCAGCTCAGTTCCTGGGTATCGCACCAGGGTACGCGCACATCCTTAACTCGGCAGATCGGGACCTAATCACGAACGCACTCGCCCAGCAGTCCGTTGCAGCTGCGGCTGTCGCTACATCCGCTGGTGGCGTCAACAACCTGGGCAACCGGACGATCTATCTGGGTAACATCCATCCAGAAACTACCATCGAAGAGATTTGCAACGTAGTGCGTGGTGGCCTTCTGCATCATATCCGTTACATCCCCGACAAGCATATCTGCTTCGTTACCTTCATTGACCCGACCTCGGCCGCCTCCTTCTATGCCTTGAGTAACCTCCAGGGTCTAATGATTCACAACCGTCGCTTGAAGATCGGCTGGGGCAAGCACTCTGGTCCCCTACCCCCAGCTATTGCCCTGGCTGTAAGCGGCGGTGCCTCGCGAAACGTCTATGTCGGCAACCTCGATGAGTCTTGGTCGGAGGAACGCCTTCGCCAAGACTTCTCTGAATATGGAGAGATTGAGCTGGTGAACACATTGCGCGAGAAAAGCTGTGCTTTCGTGAACTTTACCAATATTGCCAATGCCATCAAGGCAACTGAAGGGATGCGGAATAGGGAGGAGTACAAGCGGTTCAAGATCAACTTTGGCAAGGATCGCTGTGGCAACCCGCCTCGCCAGACGGGTAACGGTGGACAGCAAAATCGCAACGGCGGATTGGAAGGCCCGCAATCGCCCTCACCGGCACTCAATGGCTTCCAGCAGAACTTGAGCCATTCTGGCTCCGGGTCCAGCCCAACCCGTTCCGCCCTCTCTCCTGCCCCAGGCTCGACAGGTTCTCAGAATGGCCAGCAGGGTCGGCATCCGCTGCAGACAGTTACATCGCCGTCCGGAATGTTGAATGTGGGGGCCAACAACCCGCTAACCATGTATCTTAACCAAATGTCCGCCCAGCAAgctcaagaacaagagaacCGCTTGAACGACTCTGTCTCCCTCGCTGCTCTTCAATCCCAGTCTCAACCGGCACCTCAGCAACAGCCCCTCTACAATGGTGCAACCACCAGCGAGCTCACTAACGGAAGCATCGAAGCGCCGCTGCATCAACACAAGCCGTCCACCAGCGGCTTTTTGAACGTCACCAATGGCTCTAACGTCCCTGGACATCACGCCACTGCCAGCACCAGCAGCTTAAGCGTGCCGCGCGCGCAGCACTCTCGTGCCGTCAGCCTGCCGTCCTTTTCTCAGGAACCCTTCGGTCCTATCTCGGGCCAGGCTGGACATAGCCGTGCAGGTGTAGCTCACCAACCGCAGAgtagcttctccagctttACATCTGCCCTGGGCGGTCTCAACCATGCCGGTTTTGGCCTGGCGATCCAGAACGAAAATTCGTTACCCGGCTGggctgaggaagagatcggAGCCAAGTAA
- a CDS encoding Iwr1 domain-containing protein (predicted protein) produces MSLPPEQISIKRRREEEPVDTLYIQSDLHQTKRRFTDFVFQRVQVSAKDLKNGSPSASPVSAAQRSILTPRSVSTSLSPAAPNRATGGVPLVRATSPGAELREEKRLAALRKEAEEKVKRALNSSPGPAQRGTHNESPGRDSVAKTPAAGVSSTSSARGSSASSPSRAQSLRRFQISRSSTPMSPLRSSGGGVQKRKADGVAVLVEKLRRKPHSRQASLVADAAVRADDVGSRDGSDVAEEQPVRLRKRPVVNQAERKWREERKGAILAAKKHISQVLEQGAQARHSNWEDESERLARDFEQIALELEEEMDLETEVSPAETKHDRQSIAERTRAVMPKPPLKYPPRTPNKLRAAGSAERTQGAANPEGSLKIATPAPHHLPSAAGQDDDSDGEYVYDTYIRRPLPDGGQLTNPLADLELNQDEWFRQQGIDTSRQDIGVIVITPEDEEYWEHFAEEDDDEDQWDSEDGDSNAENNPANDYPDEELSWDDEEDDPQAVYSKYRRHQSDDEEFNFDDSSRVGRQPTNRHRFPCPPAHPPTLTAILQMRTRADR; encoded by the exons ATGTCTCTGCCTCCAGAACAGATCAGTATCAAACGCCGTCGAGAGGAGGAACCGGTGGACACGTTAT ATATTCAGTCTGATCTACATCAGACAAAACGCCGCTTTACAGACTTCGTGTTTCAACGAGTCCAGGTCAGTGCCAAGGATCTGAAAAACGGCTCCCCAAGTGCTTCACCTGTATCAGCGGCGCAGAGGTCTATTCTTACTCCGCGCTCTGTGAGCACCTCTCTATCCCCGGCTGCGCCGAACCGCGCTACTGGAGGGGTTCCCTTGGTCAGAGCCACATCCCCCGGGGCAGAGCTTCGCGAAGAGAAACGTCTCGCGGCCCTTCGgaaggaagccgaggagaaggtgaagagggcTTTGAATTCTTCGCCGGGACCCGCTCAACGCGGCACTCACAATGAGAGCCCAGGTCGAGATTCCGTTGCTAAAACTCCCGCGGCTGGAGTGTCATCCACTTCCAGTGCGCGAGGCAGTTCAGCGTCTTCGCCATCACGGGCGCAGTCGCTGCGACGATTCCAGATTTCGCGATCAAGTACGCCGATGAGTCCCCTTCGGAGCAGCGGTGGAGGGGTACAGAAGCGTAAAGCAGATGGAGTTGCAGTGCTCGTGGAGAAGCTGCGGCGCAAACCGCATTCACGGCAGGCGTCTCTGGTGGCTGATGCGGCAGTACGAGCGGATGATGTTGGCTCTCGTGACGGTTCTGATGTGGCTGAGGAACAGCCTGTCCGTCTACGGAAGAGACCGGTGGTAAACCAGGCcgagaggaaatggagggaGGAGCGTAAGGGGGCGATCTTGGCTGCCAAAAAGCATATCTCGCAGGTGCTCGAACAAGGTGCCCAAGCACGCCACAGCAACTGGGAAGATGAGTCAGAGAGACTGGCTCGGGATTTCGAGCAAATCGCGTtagagctggaggaggaaatggatTTGGAAACCGAGGTGTCGCCCGCGGAGACGAAACATGACCGTCAATCTATTGCCGAGCGGACTCGTGCGGTGATGCCCAAGCCTCCATTGAAATATCCTCCTCGTACACCCAACAAGCTTCGAGCCGCGGGGTCTGCAGAACGCACGCAAGGGGCGGCGAATCCTGAAGGATCCCTTAAGATTGCCACACCAGCGCCGCACCATTTACCCTCCGCTGCAGGGCAGGATGACGATAGCGATGGGGAGTATGTCTACGATACGTACATACGACGTCCTCTGCCGGACGGAGGGCAGCTTACGAACCCACTAGCGGATTTAGAACTGAACCAGGATGAGTGGTTCCGTCAACAGGGTATCGATACAAGTCGGCAGGACATCGGTGTGATCGTCATCACAccggaggatgaagaatacTGGGAGCATTTTgcagaagaggatgacgatgaagatcaGTGGGACAGTGAAGACGGCGATTCCAATG CTGAAAATAATCCTGCGAATGACTATCCAGACGAAGAACTCTCCTGggatgacgaagaggacgatCCCCAAGCCGTCTACAGCAAGTATCGACGCCACCAgtcggacgacgaagagtTCAACTTTGACGATTCATCCA GGGTGGGAAGGCAACCCACCAACAGACACCGTTTCCCTTGTCCTCCTGCCCATCCTCCTACGCTCACCGCAATTCTGCAGATGCGGACGAGGGCAGACAGATGA
- a CDS encoding asparagine--tRNA ligase DED81 (Asparaginyl-tRNA synthetase): protein MTTIYIDEDVGRDDSTATGTESAPYKTLVHAFLQHAPSEGFQYLTRKSQTEPADKDVDKLEWKPATKSAMKKATNLYEQRKKKAAKEQELAIREKQEAEKRRLVLEEAKKIIIKEDTSLPKPVRIRLDVTDPAVVKLGSPESEGPGTRVRVLGRVHRLRSQKDVVFITLTDGYGYLQCILTGDMVKAYDIMTLTLGTSMSIHGEMRAVPPKQHAPNNRELHADFFTIIGRAAGDKEAITTRVAPDSDPQTLYDNRHLVLRGETASAVMKVRAATLRAFRKVFEENRMLEVTPPAMVQTQVEGGSTLFKFDYYGENAYLTQSSQLYLETCLPSLGDVFCVCPSFRAEKSLTRRHLSEYTHIEAELDFITFTDLLDHLEAVICRVIELILAEPETAAFINQLNPDFKPPSRPFRRMKYSDAIQWLIEHEIPNEEGKPHQFGDDIAEAAERKMTDIINQPIFLTHFPAEIKAFYMKKDPEDRRVTESVDVLMPGVGEIVGGSMRMDDWDELMGAYKHEGMDPSPYYWYTDQRKYGTSPHGGYGLGLERFLAWLCARYTVRECSLYPRFTGRCTP, encoded by the exons ATGACTACCATCTACATTGACGAAGACGTCGGTAGGGACGACTCTACCGCGACCGGAACCGAATCCGCTCCCTACAAGACGCTTGTGCACGCTTTCTTGCAGCACGCTCCTAGCGAGGGTTTCCAATATTTGACGCGCAAATCCCAGACCGAGCCCGCTGATAAGGATGTCGACAAGCTGGAGTGGAAGCCGGCCACCAAgtcggcgatgaagaaggcCACCAACCTCTATGAACaacggaaaaagaaggccgCAAAGGAACAGGAATTGGCCATCCGTGAGAAGCAGGAGGCGGAGAAGCGCCGCCTCGTCCTGgaggaagcgaagaagatcattATCAAGGAGGACACCTCCCTCCCTAAGCCGGTCAGAATCCGTCTTGATGTCACTGATCCAGCCGTGGTCAAGCTTGGAAGTCCGGAGTCGGAGGGCCCTGGTACCCGTGTTCGTGTGCTGGGCAGAGTTCATCGCCTTCGTTCCCAGAAGGATGTCGTTTTCATTACCTTGACAGATGGCTATGGCTACCTCCAATGCATCCTGACGGGAGACATGGTCAAGGCCTACGATATTATGACTCTTACCCTCGGAACCTCCATGTCCATCCATGGAGAAATGCGTGCCGTCCCACCTAAGCAGCATGCCCCCAACAACCGTGAACTTCACGCAGACTTCTTCACTATCATCGGTCGTGCCGCCGGTGACAAGGAAGCTATTACCACGCGAGTCGCCCCTGATTCGGATCCGCAGACCCTCTACGACAACCGTCATCTTGTCCTTCGTGGCGAGACCGCTTCCGCTGTCATGAAGGTGCGCGCGGCAACCCTTCGGGCATTCCGCAAAGTTTTCGAGGAGAACCGCATGCTAGAAGTGACCCCACCCGCAATGGTGCAAACGCAGGTTGAGGGTGGTAGTACCCTGTTTAAGTTCGATTACTACGGCGAGAACGCCTATCTCACTCAGTCTTCCCAACTGTACCTGGAAACCTGCCTCCCATCCTTGGGTGATGTCTTCTGTGTTTGCCCGTCATTCCGCGCCGAGAAGTCCCTTACTCGTCGCCACTTGTCAGAGTATACTCACATCGAAGCTGAGCTTGACTTCATCACTTTCACCGATCTCCTAGACCACTTAGAAGCTGTGATCTGCCGTGTCATTGAACTGATCCTGGCCGAACCTGAGACCGCAGCCTTTATCAATCAGCTTAACCCCGACTTCAAGCCCCCAAGCCGTCCCTTCCGCCGCATGAAGTACTCTGACGCCATTCAATGGCTCATCGAGCACGAAATCCCCAACGAAGAAGGCAAGCCCCACCAGTTCGGTGATGACATCGCCGAGGCCGCCGAGCGCAAGATGACCGACATCATCAACCAGCCCATTTTCCTCACCCACTTCCCCGCTGAAATTAAGGCTTTCTACATGAAGAAGGACCCCGAAGACCGCCGTGTCACCGAGAGTGTCGACGTCCTTATGCCCGGTGTCGGTGAGATTGTCGGTGGCAGTATGAGAATGGATGACTGGGACGAGCTCATGGGCGCCTATAAGCATGAGGGCATGGACCCCTCCCCCTACTACTGGTACACTGACCAGCGCAA GTACGGTACCTCCCCTCACGGTGGATATGGTCTCGGTCTCGAGCGATTCCTCGCCTGGCTGTGCGCCCGTTACACTGTCAGGGAATGCAGTTTGTATCCCCGCTTTACTGGCCGTTGCACACCGTAA
- a CDS encoding uncharacterized protein (predicted protein), with the protein MNSQNIHNLEQSSNNPSSNNESSNNESSNNESSNNESSNNESSNNESSNNESSNNESSNNESSNNESSNNLSSNNLSSDDLSSNNQSSDSARVSGYETPNTDPLFTRYAEDSDYYRSFVEKLLDLVCNEDQETVARLVSIIRSGASQREILAVISEMQNGNNHFGENGVTGS; encoded by the exons ATGAACAGTCAGAATATTCACAACTTGGAGCAGAG TTCCAATAATCCAAGTtccaacaacgaaagctccaacaacgaaagctccaacaacgaaagctccaacaacgaaagctccaacaacgaaagctccaacaacgaaagctccaacaacgaaagctccaacaacgaaagctccaacaacgaaagctccaacaacgaaagctccaacaacttAAGCTCGAATAACCTAAGCTCGGATGACCTAAGCTCGAACAACCAAAGCAGTGATAGTGCCCGAGTCTCTGGTTACGAGACTCCGAACACAGATCCCCTATTCACTAGATACGCCGAGGATTCGGATTACTACAGAAGTTTTGTCGAAAAACTTCTGGATCTGGTTTGCAATGAGGATCAAGAGACTGTAGCCCGGTTAGTCTCTATCATCCGTTCTGGTGCCTCCCAACGAGAGATCCTCGCCGTGATTTCTGAAATGCAGAATGGAAACAACCACTTTGGGGAAAATGGTGTCACGGGATCCTAA
- a CDS encoding putative transmembrane transporter (permease of the major facilitator superfamily), translated as MTGTDMADALQIFFVPYIISDVPSNVLLKRFAPSTWISMLTFFWVRSCCIACMCQGVVNNTSGLFACRFFMGLCEGGFVPGCAYLLSMYYKRHEFQKRFSLLWAAGLVAGAFGGLLAYALYHMHNLGGDSGWRWVFIIGGLAVNYWPEKAKFLSSEEKEVLEELNACDVGEGARMDRLDGATWRRIISDWEAYYLGITVSGYATALFVPSIVNSLGYSDIESQAHSIPIWAVAAVVMMMDGIFPYRSLAISLRLCYIRCRLCEHWIYHIIVPGLLSRGLNVHVRYMAVFFVTTGYYIAQPRCDPNNLSGNYKRAVGLAIQVGFGNIGGIIASNIFNRDDAPLYTVGYGVSLAMIITIFAAGLLIENKKRYQGKRDDRLQLDEDVLNGLGDDDPRFRFSL; from the exons ATGACAGGAACGGATATGGCCGATGCGCTGCAaatcttcttcgtcccctACATCATATCCGACGTCCCAAGCAATGTCCTTCTCAAGCGATTCGCTCCCTCAACGTGGATCAGCATGTTGACTTTCTTCTGGGTTAGGTCCTGCT GTATTGCATGCATGTGTCAAGGGGTTGTCAACAACACATCGGGTCTGTTTGCATGCCGTTTCTTTATGGGTCTTTGCGAAGGAGGGTTCGTTCCAGGCTGTGCATATCTCTTGTCCATGTATTATAAACGGCATGAATTCCAAAAACGATTCTCCCTCTTATGGGCTGCCGGCCTCGTGGCTGGTGCTTTTGGCGGTCTTTTAGCTTACGCTCTTTATCATATGCATAACTTGGGCGGAGACTCAGGATGGCGCTGGGTCTTCATCATTGGGGGACTTGCTGTCAATT ACTGGCCTGAAAAAGCGAAGTTCCTGAGtagtgaagagaaagaagttTTGGAAGAACTCAACGCTTGCGATGTCGGCGAAGGAGCAAGAATGGACCGACTCGATGGTGCTACGTGGAGACGAATCATATCTGATTGGGAGGCCTAT TATCTGGGTATCACTGTTTCCGGGTACGCAACAGCCCTATTCGTGCCCTCCATTGTGAATTCGCTGGGCTATAGTGATATCGAGAGTCAAGCCCATAGCATCCCAATCTGGGCCGTTGCTGCGGttgtcatgatgatggatggtatCTTTCCTTACAGATCGCTGGCGATATCGCTACGGCTATGTTATATTCGGTGTCGTCTTTGCGAGCATTGGATATATCATATTATTGTGCCAGGCCTTCTATCTCGAGGGTTGAATGTGCATGTCCGCTACATGGCAGTGTTCTTCGTGACCACTGGATACTATATTGCTCAACCCCGTTGCGATC CGAACAACCTCAGTGGGAATTATAAGCGCGCTGTTGGTCTTGCTATTCAGGTTGGATTCGGGAACATTGGCGGCATTATAGCGAgcaacatcttcaacagGGACGACGCCCCTCTGTACACTGTTGGTTATGGGGTCTCATTAGCGATGATAAT TACAATTTTCGCCGCCGGCCTGTTGATCGAGAATAAAAAGAGGTACCAGGGAAAGCGTGATGATAGATTgcagctggatgaagacGTATTGAATGGTttgggtgatgatgatcctcGATTCCGGTTCAGCCTGTGA